The proteins below come from a single Necator americanus strain Aroian chromosome V, whole genome shotgun sequence genomic window:
- a CDS encoding hypothetical protein (NECATOR_CHRV.G18567.T1) — protein MGGLVAASKHQPASLNPLPPNISSSHRIFHLALQNLSVITIPHTCFEVILDMNATDFEESQPDEYVYILPIIVILGLSGNVISLVTIFHSRLRHVSSVNANVYLIVLTSADSVFLFGILLVCFKVDFIAYEYCVGLEYVLMTASYISSWSTAALTIERYLAIAHPLRHVRYGHVDRVRMIAYWVPIPFVLQLFQFISLKPVDGNDRKCALKEANYQILAQAVDTVLCYLMPCLTIVILNILVGLKIRKSAFLDSTKQQTSRRQGGGHAAQSGAWTRILWVMPLVFVVLNTPFYVIMMIEVFWQVVYHSPPEFTHRSQAFVLLYNTAHYLYYINTAIDVVVYAFSSANFRKTAVIAWKRILCPGYAEKSKHKPHINGLHSCDKFHPVLLTDQMTTRGSCRMSVTQRAMSVARLCGDRYIDRTRPVAHNVLREMERRHTYTTHHVSRLSFISYIVDFCPCAINLYFLILV, from the exons ATGGGAGGCTTGGTAGCCGCTTCGAAACATCAACCAGCCTCTCTTAATCCTTTACCTCCGAATATCTCAAGTTCTCATCGCATTTTTCATCTTGCACTGCAAAATCTGTCTGTCATCACGATTCCTCACACTTGTTTTGAAGTAATTCTTGAC ATGAACGCTACTGACTTTGAAGAGTCACAACCGGACGAATATGTCTATATTCTCCCGATCATTGTCATACTCGGGCTTAGCGGCAATGTTATCAGTCTCGTCACAATTTTTCACTCAAGACTCAGACATGTAAGTAGT GTGAACGCCAATGTGTATTTGATCGTGCTCACTAGTGCGGATAGTGTGTTCTTATTCGGGATTCTACTGGTTTGCTTCAAG GTGGATTTTATTGCGTATGAGTACTGTGTTGGGTTGGAGTACGTGCTTATGACCGCGTCATATATCAGTAGTTGGTCAACAGCGGCACTGACCATCGAACGATATCTGGCCATTGCTCACCCGCTTAGACATGTTAGG TACGGACATGTGGATCGCGTGCGTATGATCGCCTACTGGGTGCCTATACCATTTGTTCTTCAGCTATTCCAGTTCATTTCATTAAAACCAGTCGATGGTAACGATAGAAAATGTGCACTGAAGGAAGCAAATTATCAg ATTCTTGCTCAAGCAGTCGACACGGTTCTTTGTTACCTCATGCCTTGTCTGACTATTGTGATTTTGAACATTTTGGTGGggttaaaaattagaaaatcagCATTTCTTGATAGCACCAAGCAACAAACTTCAAGACGTCAGGGAG GTGGTCATGCGGCTCAATCAGGAGCTTGGACGCGAATTTTATGGGTCATGCCGTTGGTGTTCGTCGTGCTGAATACACCATTCTATGTAATTATGATGATTGAAGTGTTCTGGCAAGTCGTCTACCattctccacctgaattcACCCATCGATCTCAGGCTTTCGTG CTGCTCTACAACACGGCTCACTACCTTTACTATATTAACACAGCGATAGATGTCGTGGTTTATGCCTTCTCAAG TGCGAACTTTCGAAAAACAGCTGTCATAGCGTGGAAGAGGATACTTTGCCCCGGATATGCTGAGAAAAGCAAACACAAG CCTCACATCAACGGTCTTCACTCTTGCGACAAATTTCACCCT gtTCTGCTAACTGATCAAATGACAACTCGTGGCAGCTGCCGAATGAGCGTCACTCAACGAG CGATGAGCGTTGCGAGACTGTGCGGAGATCGATATATTGATCGAACGAGACCAGTTGCACATAACGTGCTCAGAGAGATGGAGAGACGTCACACATACACAACACACCATGTCTCACGCCTTTCGTTCATATCTTATATTGTGGATTTTTGCCCTTGTGCCATAAatctatattttttaattcttgtgTAA
- a CDS encoding hypothetical protein (NECATOR_CHRV.G18567.T4) produces MNATDFEESQPDEYVYILPIIVILGLSGNVISLVTIFHSRLRHVSSVNANVYLIVLTSADSVFLFGILLVCFKVDFIAYEYCVGLEYVLMTASYISSWSTAALTIERYLAIAHPLRHVRYGHVDRVRMIAYWVPIPFVLQLFQFISLKPVDGNDRKCALKEANYQILAQAVDTVLCYLMPCLTIVILNILVGLKIRKSAFLDSTKQQTSRRQGGGHAAQSGAWTRILWVMPLVFVVLNTPFYVIMMIEVFWQVVYHSPPEFTHRSQAFVLLYNTAHYLYYINTAIDVVVYAFSSANFRKTAVIAWKRILCPGYAEKSKHKVLLTDQMTTRGSCRMSVTQRAMSVARLCGDRYIDRTRPVAHNVRHPFRIGSLDDSCNVVLALPQKIPSYYFIRLPCFSNSFDWMLLAGPK; encoded by the exons ATGAACGCTACTGACTTTGAAGAGTCACAACCGGACGAATATGTCTATATTCTCCCGATCATTGTCATACTCGGGCTTAGCGGCAATGTTATCAGTCTCGTCACAATTTTTCACTCAAGACTCAGACATGTAAGTAGT GTGAACGCCAATGTGTATTTGATCGTGCTCACTAGTGCGGATAGTGTGTTCTTATTCGGGATTCTACTGGTTTGCTTCAAG GTGGATTTTATTGCGTATGAGTACTGTGTTGGGTTGGAGTACGTGCTTATGACCGCGTCATATATCAGTAGTTGGTCAACAGCGGCACTGACCATCGAACGATATCTGGCCATTGCTCACCCGCTTAGACATGTTAGG TACGGACATGTGGATCGCGTGCGTATGATCGCCTACTGGGTGCCTATACCATTTGTTCTTCAGCTATTCCAGTTCATTTCATTAAAACCAGTCGATGGTAACGATAGAAAATGTGCACTGAAGGAAGCAAATTATCAg ATTCTTGCTCAAGCAGTCGACACGGTTCTTTGTTACCTCATGCCTTGTCTGACTATTGTGATTTTGAACATTTTGGTGGggttaaaaattagaaaatcagCATTTCTTGATAGCACCAAGCAACAAACTTCAAGACGTCAGGGAG GTGGTCATGCGGCTCAATCAGGAGCTTGGACGCGAATTTTATGGGTCATGCCGTTGGTGTTCGTCGTGCTGAATACACCATTCTATGTAATTATGATGATTGAAGTGTTCTGGCAAGTCGTCTACCattctccacctgaattcACCCATCGATCTCAGGCTTTCGTG CTGCTCTACAACACGGCTCACTACCTTTACTATATTAACACAGCGATAGATGTCGTGGTTTATGCCTTCTCAAG TGCGAACTTTCGAAAAACAGCTGTCATAGCGTGGAAGAGGATACTTTGCCCCGGATATGCTGAGAAAAGCAAACACAAG gtTCTGCTAACTGATCAAATGACAACTCGTGGCAGCTGCCGAATGAGCGTCACTCAACGAG CGATGAGCGTTGCGAGACTGTGCGGAGATCGATATATTGATCGAACGAGACCAGTTGCACATAAC GTACGTCATCCTTTCCGTATCGGTAGCCTAGATGACTCTTGCAACGTTGTCCTTGCGCTGCCACAAAAGATTCCTTCTTATTACTTCATTCGCCTTCCCTGCTTCTCCAACTCATTCGACTGGatgcttttggccggaccgaagTGA
- a CDS encoding hypothetical protein (NECATOR_CHRV.G18567.T2), producing the protein MNATDFEESQPDEYVYILPIIVILGLSGNVISLVTIFHSRLRHVNANVYLIVLTSADSVFLFGILLVCFKVDFIAYEYCVGLEYVLMTASYISSWSTAALTIERYLAIAHPLRHVRYGHVDRVRMIAYWVPIPFVLQLFQFISLKPVDGNDRKCALKEANYQILAQAVDTVLCYLMPCLTIVILNILVGLKIRKSAFLDSTKQQTSRRQGGGHAAQSGAWTRILWVMPLVFVVLNTPFYVIMMIEVFWQVVYHSPPEFTHRSQAFVLLYNTAHYLYYINTAIDVVVYAFSSANFRKTAVIAWKRILCPGYAEKSKHKPHINGLHSCDKFHPVLLTDQMTTRGSCRMSVTQRAMSVARLCGDRYIDRTRPVAHNVRHPFRIGSLDDSCNVVLALPQKIPSYYFIRLPCFSNSFDWMLLAGPK; encoded by the exons ATGAACGCTACTGACTTTGAAGAGTCACAACCGGACGAATATGTCTATATTCTCCCGATCATTGTCATACTCGGGCTTAGCGGCAATGTTATCAGTCTCGTCACAATTTTTCACTCAAGACTCAGACAT GTGAACGCCAATGTGTATTTGATCGTGCTCACTAGTGCGGATAGTGTGTTCTTATTCGGGATTCTACTGGTTTGCTTCAAG GTGGATTTTATTGCGTATGAGTACTGTGTTGGGTTGGAGTACGTGCTTATGACCGCGTCATATATCAGTAGTTGGTCAACAGCGGCACTGACCATCGAACGATATCTGGCCATTGCTCACCCGCTTAGACATGTTAGG TACGGACATGTGGATCGCGTGCGTATGATCGCCTACTGGGTGCCTATACCATTTGTTCTTCAGCTATTCCAGTTCATTTCATTAAAACCAGTCGATGGTAACGATAGAAAATGTGCACTGAAGGAAGCAAATTATCAg ATTCTTGCTCAAGCAGTCGACACGGTTCTTTGTTACCTCATGCCTTGTCTGACTATTGTGATTTTGAACATTTTGGTGGggttaaaaattagaaaatcagCATTTCTTGATAGCACCAAGCAACAAACTTCAAGACGTCAGGGAG GTGGTCATGCGGCTCAATCAGGAGCTTGGACGCGAATTTTATGGGTCATGCCGTTGGTGTTCGTCGTGCTGAATACACCATTCTATGTAATTATGATGATTGAAGTGTTCTGGCAAGTCGTCTACCattctccacctgaattcACCCATCGATCTCAGGCTTTCGTG CTGCTCTACAACACGGCTCACTACCTTTACTATATTAACACAGCGATAGATGTCGTGGTTTATGCCTTCTCAAG TGCGAACTTTCGAAAAACAGCTGTCATAGCGTGGAAGAGGATACTTTGCCCCGGATATGCTGAGAAAAGCAAACACAAG CCTCACATCAACGGTCTTCACTCTTGCGACAAATTTCACCCT gtTCTGCTAACTGATCAAATGACAACTCGTGGCAGCTGCCGAATGAGCGTCACTCAACGAG CGATGAGCGTTGCGAGACTGTGCGGAGATCGATATATTGATCGAACGAGACCAGTTGCACATAAC GTACGTCATCCTTTCCGTATCGGTAGCCTAGATGACTCTTGCAACGTTGTCCTTGCGCTGCCACAAAAGATTCCTTCTTATTACTTCATTCGCCTTCCCTGCTTCTCCAACTCATTCGACTGGatgcttttggccggaccgaagTGA
- a CDS encoding hypothetical protein (NECATOR_CHRV.G18567.T3) — translation MNATDFEESQPDEYVYILPIIVILGLSGNVISLVTIFHSRLRHVNANVYLIVLTSADSVFLFGILLVCFKVDFIAYEYCVGLEYVLMTASYISSWSTAALTIERYLAIAHPLRHVRYGHVDRVRMIAYWVPIPFVLQLFQFISLKPVDGNDRKCALKEANYQILAQAVDTVLCYLMPCLTIVILNILVGLKIRKSAFLDSTKQQTSRRQGGGHAAQSGAWTRILWVMPLVFVVLNTPFYVIMMIEVFWQVVYHSPPEFTHRSQAFVLLYNTAHYLYYINTAIDVVVYAFSSANFRKTAVIAWKRILCPGYAEKSKHKVLLTDQMTTRGSCRMSVTQRAMSVARLCGDRYIDRTRPVAHNVRHPFRIGSLDDSCNVVLALPQKIPSYYFIRLPCFSNSFDWMLLAGPK, via the exons ATGAACGCTACTGACTTTGAAGAGTCACAACCGGACGAATATGTCTATATTCTCCCGATCATTGTCATACTCGGGCTTAGCGGCAATGTTATCAGTCTCGTCACAATTTTTCACTCAAGACTCAGACAT GTGAACGCCAATGTGTATTTGATCGTGCTCACTAGTGCGGATAGTGTGTTCTTATTCGGGATTCTACTGGTTTGCTTCAAG GTGGATTTTATTGCGTATGAGTACTGTGTTGGGTTGGAGTACGTGCTTATGACCGCGTCATATATCAGTAGTTGGTCAACAGCGGCACTGACCATCGAACGATATCTGGCCATTGCTCACCCGCTTAGACATGTTAGG TACGGACATGTGGATCGCGTGCGTATGATCGCCTACTGGGTGCCTATACCATTTGTTCTTCAGCTATTCCAGTTCATTTCATTAAAACCAGTCGATGGTAACGATAGAAAATGTGCACTGAAGGAAGCAAATTATCAg ATTCTTGCTCAAGCAGTCGACACGGTTCTTTGTTACCTCATGCCTTGTCTGACTATTGTGATTTTGAACATTTTGGTGGggttaaaaattagaaaatcagCATTTCTTGATAGCACCAAGCAACAAACTTCAAGACGTCAGGGAG GTGGTCATGCGGCTCAATCAGGAGCTTGGACGCGAATTTTATGGGTCATGCCGTTGGTGTTCGTCGTGCTGAATACACCATTCTATGTAATTATGATGATTGAAGTGTTCTGGCAAGTCGTCTACCattctccacctgaattcACCCATCGATCTCAGGCTTTCGTG CTGCTCTACAACACGGCTCACTACCTTTACTATATTAACACAGCGATAGATGTCGTGGTTTATGCCTTCTCAAG TGCGAACTTTCGAAAAACAGCTGTCATAGCGTGGAAGAGGATACTTTGCCCCGGATATGCTGAGAAAAGCAAACACAAG gtTCTGCTAACTGATCAAATGACAACTCGTGGCAGCTGCCGAATGAGCGTCACTCAACGAG CGATGAGCGTTGCGAGACTGTGCGGAGATCGATATATTGATCGAACGAGACCAGTTGCACATAAC GTACGTCATCCTTTCCGTATCGGTAGCCTAGATGACTCTTGCAACGTTGTCCTTGCGCTGCCACAAAAGATTCCTTCTTATTACTTCATTCGCCTTCCCTGCTTCTCCAACTCATTCGACTGGatgcttttggccggaccgaagTGA